The Pseudonocardia sp. HH130630-07 DNA window CAGCGCGTACTTGTCGACCGCGAGGACGACGTCGACGGCGTGCTGCCCGATGCTGTAGCCGAGCCAGGCCACCAGTCCGGCGATGAGCCCGGCACCGAGGGCGTTGAGCACCATGAACGGCAGCAGCCGCATCCGGCCCATGCCGGCCAGCGCGAAGACCGCGGGGGCGGGGACGCCCGGCAGCGCCGCCGCGACGACGGCGATCGGCAGGACCCAGCGCGGGGCGGACCGCACCCGTGCCACGAACCGCTTGGCCGCCGCGCCCGGCGCCCAGAGCTCGATGATCTTCGCGCCCCAGCGGCGGCCGGCCAGCCAGAACAGCCAGTCGAACTTGATCATCCCGAAGATCCCGGCCGCGACCACCAGCCACAGGTCGGCCTCACCGATCCGGGCGAACGCGGCCCCGGCACCGATCGCCGACAGGCTGCCGGTGACCGCGGCCAGCGCGACCGGGTACGACGCGATGAGCAGCGGCCGGAACGGCATCGACGCCAGGTTCAGCACGACGATCGCGACGGTCGCGATGATGATGAACCAGTCGCCGCCCCGCATCGGGCCGTCCCACGGGGCGACCTTGCGCAGGGCCTCGCGGGACTCCGCGAGCTCCTCGGGCGTGTAGTGCTCCTTCTTCCAGCGGAACCGGCGCTTCTTCACCGGCGCCGCCGGGGTCGCGGCCGCCGGGACGGCCGGGACGCCGTGCGGCGGGGTGGCAGCCTCGGACAGGCCGGGTGCGCCCACCGTGCCCACGGCGGGCATGGCGAGCGTCGGGTCCTCCGGGTTGCCGTGATGGCCCGGCCCGGGGATCCCGCCCTGGTGCCTGCCGCTGGTCGCGCCCGTCATGTCGCCTGCTCCGCTCCTCGCCGACTCGCTCATGGGACAAGAAGACACCGTGCCGTTGCGGCACGGTCAAGCCGGAGTGGTGAGGCTCGTCGGGAAGGGGCTGTCGCAAGGGGCGGCGTGCCGCGGTGACGGTGTCACCGGTGACCGGGCTCCACCAGCCGGCGGAGCAGTGCCTCGGCGGGCCCGGCCCGTCCCGCGCGTGCGGCCAGCGCGGCGACGACGACGGTGCTGCCCCACACCCCCAGCCCGACGAGCGACGCCCCGGCCGGTCCGACGGAGCCACCGAGGTCGAGCAGGTAGGGCTCGAACAGCAGCAGCCAGGCCACGGACTGGGCGAGGTAGCAGCTCAGGGAGCGCCGCCCGCAGGCGACCAGCGCACCGGTCGGGCCCGAGTCCCGGCGGGTGCCGAGGTGCACGGCGAGCAGGCCGATCGCCGCGGCGTAGCCGAGCCCGCCGGCGTACCCGGTGAGGGTGTGCAGCGCCCCCGCGGCGACGGCGGCGCCGGTGTCCGGGGACCAGAGTCCCGTCGTCCGGGCCGCCTGGGGCAGCGCGCCGAGCACGGCGACGCCGATCCCGGCCGCCGCGGCCCGGCGGAGCAGCGGGCGGTGGGCCGCCGGGTCCTCCAGGAGCCGGCGGCGGGCGGCCAGGACCCCGAGCAGGAACGGGGCGGCGGCCATGACCGCGTTCAGCGGGGTCAGCACCGGGAACACCGTCATCCGCAGGAGTGCGGACGTCAGCGGGTCGGCGGGAGCCTCGGCGCCGCCGGTCGGGTCGGGGACGGCGAGCACCGCTCCGTACGCCAGCGCCCCGGTCCCCGCCGCGACGACGGCGATCGTGACCAGGCGGCGGGCCGGGGCGCGCAGCATCCCGGCCCAGAGCAGGGCGAGCAGGCCGTAGGCGGCGAGGATGTCGCCGGTGAACAGCAGGACGGTGTGCCCGATCCCGAAGGCCACCAGCCACCCGCCGCGCCGGCGCAGTACCCGTCGCGCCCCGTCCGGGCCGGCGGTGCGCTCCCGGCTGCGCAGGATCTGGACCAGTCCGTAGCCGAACAGGGCCGCGAACATCGGGTAGGCCCGGCTGTCGACGAGCAGGGTCAGCACGACCTGGACGACCGTGTCCGCCGGCGTGGTCGTGCCCGGCAGCGGGGCGAGCACGCGACCGGTGAGCAGCTGCGCGTGGGCCAGCGCGATCAGGGCGAGCATCAGGCCGCGCGCCAGGTCGGGCGCGAGCGCCCGCTCGCGCAGTGCCGGTGCGACGGACACGACGGTCTCCTTTAAGATACGGATACGTAGCTATTGATGCGAGATTAAGATACGGATCCGTATCTAACAAGGGGTGATCCCAGGTGCCTTCGCGGCGTCGCGGGGACGAGCTGATGGCGGCCCTGTACGAGGCGGTCCTCGCCGAGGTCGACGAGGTCGGCCTCGGCAGGCTGACGATGGAGGGCGTCGCCCGCCGGGCCGGGACGGCCAAGACCACGCTCTACCGGCGCTGGCCCGATCCCGGGGCGTTGCTGGTCGAGGCGATCGGCGCCGCGTACCCGACCGAGCGGCCGTCACCGGCCGCGGACGACCTGCGCGGCGACCTGATCCGGGCGCTGGAGCTGCTGCTGGAGTGGTCGCGGCACCCGAGTGCCCGCGCGGTCCAGGCCGTCCTCGCCGAACGGCGGCAGCACCCGGAGACGGTCGCGGCGCTGCAGCAGGTCTTCGACGCCTCCGGGCGCCGGTTCACCGCGACGGTGCTGCACCACTACGCCCGGCTCGGTCACCTCGACCCGGCCCGGGTGACGCCGGTGGTCGAGGACATCGGCGAGGCGCTGGTGCTCAAGCACGGGATCGACACGGGGCAGGAACCGGACCGGGAGCGGCTGGCCGAGATCGTCGACCAGGCGATCCTCCCCGCGGCCGGGGTCCCCCGCTGATCGGCGTTCAGCCGTCCGGTGGCGTCATCAGGGCGGTGACGTAGCCGTCCAGCCGGGCCCCGACCGTGCCCGGTGTCAGGTCCGGGCGGCCCGAGCCCTGCCACGCGCGCGTGACGACGTGCACGTCCTCGGAGAACGCCAGTGCGTCCCGCACCCGCCAGTACCGGCGGGCCCGTGCTGCGACCGCGAGCCGCCCGCCGGCGTCGGTGTAGGCGGCGGTGAACCGGTCACCCCACCCGGGACCGTGCAACAGCTCGAGGGTGGTGGCGCAGTGCGCCACGTCGAGGTCCGCCGGCCCCCAGGACGGCGCCGCCCAGTCGACGACGCCGGTGATCCGCGGCCCGTCGCCGAACAGCACGTTGCCGGGGTGGACGTCGCGGTGCAGGTGCCGCCCCGTCCAGTGCGGCACGGCGTCGCGGAGCAGGTCGGTCGCGGCCGCCCACGCCTCGGCGTCGGCGCCCTCCGGGGGGACGACGGTGTCGGCGGTGGTCAGGGTCGTGAACACCGGGGGACGTGCGGCGGGGCGGACGGCGTGGATCTCGACCAGCCGGCGGGCCAGCAGGGGCACCCGGTCCGCCACACCCTCGTCGTCGAGGACCGCCCGGCCCGGCAGGTGGGTCATCAGCAGTGACGGGTGCTCGCACCGGCGGGCGGTGGCATCGACCGCGACCAGCCGGGGTGCCCGGATGCGGGGGTGGTCCGCGAGCAGGGTGAGGGCGTCGGCCTCCCGGGTGAGCGGCTCGGCGGCCCGGCCGGTGCCGGGCAGGGACCGCAGCACCAGCGCCCGGGTGCCGCCGGTCCGCGCGGCGACGGTCAGCGTCCGCATCTCGGCGCTGATCCCGCCGGGCAGGGGCGCGGACCCGACGACCCGTTCCCCGGCGTCGAGGTGCCGGTGCACCCACGCGAGGGTCGACGGCCGGTGAACGGCCCATCCCGTGTGCTCGTCCACTCCCGCCCATCCTGCACGGCTCCGGTGCCGGGGGGAACGCGTTTCGGTGCACGGCCTCCCCCCGGGGCGGTAGTGACACCACGTCACCGGTGCGCGTGACCCGTCGCCACTGGGACGGCCCCGCACCGTGCGGTGCGATGGATCGCGATCGAGAAGTCATCGCTGGTGGGCGGCCGACCGGCCGTCGAGCGGGAGGGTGTGAGCATCGTGATCTCCGGGCCGACGTCGGCCGACCAGGTACCGACCGGGACGCAGCGGCCGCCGGGGCGCGGCCGGTGGACGGTCGTGTCGAGGGGGGCCGCGGTCCTCGCCGCCTCCGTCCTGCTGCTGACCGGGTGCACCGGTGCGGCCTCCTCCGCGCCGTCCGGGCCGCCGGCCCCGGTACCTGCCCCGATCGAGTGGAGCGAGTGCGGGCCGAACCGCGACTGCGCCACCGTCGAGGTGCCGGTCGAGTACACCGAGCCGGCGGGGGAGACGATCCCGATCGCGGTCGTGCGGCACCGGGCGACCGATCCCGCCCAGCGCATCGGCACGCTGTTCTTCAACCCCGGCGGGCCGGGCGTGCCCGCGACCGAGCAGGTGCAGGGGATCGACGCCGCGCAGGGCACCGGCATGTTCTCCCCGGCCGTGCTGGCGCGGTTCGACGTCGTCGGCATGGACCCGCGCGGTGTCGGTGCGTCCGGTGAGGTCCGCTGCCTGACCGACGAGCAGCGCGCGGCGCGGGCGGCCGACGACCTCGACCCGGCCGTCCCGGGCGGCAAGCCGCTCCCCGAGCTGCAGGCCGACGCCGCGGAGTTCGCCGCGGGCTGTGCGGCCCACCAGAGCCCGCAGTTCCTCGCGAGCCTGTCCACCGACAACGTCGCCCGGGACATGGACCAGGTCCGGGCCGCGATCGGCGAGGAGCAGATCACCTTCTACGGGGTCTCCTACGGCACGGTCGTCGGGCCGACGTACGCCACGCTGTTCCCGGACCGCGTCCGGCAGATGGTCATCGACGCGCCGGTGGACACCGAGCTGTGGCGCACCGACCCGCTGGCCCTGCTCGACGACGTCGACCGGGCCAACGAGGCGACCCTGGCGGCGTGGTTCGACACCTGCCGGGCCGAGGGCGTGGCGGCGTGTCCCTTCGGCGCCGGCGATCCCGAGGCGGCGTTCGACGCGCTGGTCGCCCGGCTGGAGGCGAACCCGCTGCAGGTCCCGCCGGTCGAGGGGCTGACCCCCGGCGGCACCCTGGACGGTGCCGTGGCGATCGAGGCCGTCCGGTCCGGCGCCGGGGCGCGGTTCCTCTGGCCGACGCTCACCGCCGGGCTGACGAGTGCCGAGCAGGGCGACGGCACGCTGCTGCACTTCCTGGTCACCCTCGTCTCGGTGTCCCCGTTCGGTGCTCCGCTGGCCACCCACCAGGAGAGCCACAACGCGGTGCGCTGCATGGACTGGCAGACGCCGACCGACATCGCGGCCCACACCACCGCCGCCACCCGGATCACCGAGCGCGGTGGTCGGATGGGTTACCGTGCCGCCTACAGCGCGCTGAACTGCGCACAGTGGCCGGTGCGCAACGAGGACCGGATCGCCGAGCCGCTGACCGGCGCCGGTGCCCCGCCGATCCTGGTCGTCGGTGGGCGGGTGGACCCGGTGTCGCCGCACCACTGGGCGGAGGCGATGGCCGGGCGCCTGGAGTCCGCGGTGCTGCTGACCCGCGAGGGCGTCGGCCACGGTTCGTACCGCACCAGCGGCGGATGCGTCGACGCGGCCGTGGACGCGACGCTGATCGACGGGAACCTCCCGGCCGACGGCACCGTGTGCACGCCCGACGACCCCGGGACGACGAAGCCCGCCGCCGGTCCCGGCCAGTGACCGCGGGCGGGCCCGGCGTACCGCGCCGGGCCCGCCGGCCGGTCGGCGCCATGCCGTCGATCCTCGGATAGAACCGTTGCAGGACAACGTAATCACCCCGTCGTGAGCGACGCGGGCACCCGTCCGGTGGAACCGGGCCGGGGCGCCGTATCCGAGCCCGTCCGGAGTGGTTGACGGCATCATGAAGATCATTGCTGTGCTGTCCGCACTCGTGCTCGCCGCCGGGATCGCCTTCACCGGGACCGCGGCCGCCCAGACCCAGGGCGGGACCACCTACACGTCGAACGCCGACGGAGTGAGCGACCTGGGGCCGTTCAGCTGGGACGTGACCAAGCGGCCCGACGGGACGGTCGTCGGCGGGGCGTCGATCGAGACCGCCTTCGTGAAGACGACGGGGCGGGTGACCTGCGCGGAGTTCGACGGCAACCGTGTGGGGTTCCTGTTCACCCTGGGCAGCGACACCAAGCCCGCGGTCCTCGCCGGCCTGTCGATGTTCATCACCGCGGAGGACCGGGCTTTCAACACGGGTGACATCGTGGATCCGGACAAGGCAGATCTGGTGGGCGGCTCCGGTGCCGCTCCGGCGGCGGCCTTCATCGGGTGCAAGCCCTCGCTGACGCCGTTCAGGGTCCAGTCGGGCGACATCGCCAACCAGACCCGGAACGACGACGACGAGGGCTGAGCCGGCGTCGCGCACCCCGGCTCCCAGCTCGTACTCGACCGTCGGTCGGGCGGCCCGGCCGCATGGCCGGGGCGGCACCGATCGGTCCGACCGGTCCGTCCGGTGGAGCCCTGCGCCCCGTCGTCGGCCGGGTACGGGCGGGGAGCCGCGGTGCGGTCATCGGTTTCCCGCCGCGGGGCCCGGGTAGCCGCTGCTCCGTACCGGTCGGCCCGGCCGGGACCTGCCCGGACGCGACCGGGGTCCCGGCGCGGGCCGTCCGGTACCCGATCGGAGAAGGAGGCGCCGATGCGTGCCCTGACCTGGCACGGACGTCGTGACGTCCGTGTCGACACCGTGCCCGACCCCGTGATCGAGAAGCCCGACGACGTCGTCGTGCAGATCACCAGCACCGGCCTCTGCGGCTCGGACCTGCACCTCTACGAGGTGCTCACGCCGTACCTGAGCGCGGGCGACATCCTCGGGCACGAGCCGATGGGCGTCGTCGCGGAGACCGGGCCCGAGGTCACCGAGCTGTCGGTGGGGGACCGGGTGGTCATCCCGTTCAACGTCAGTTGCGGGCACTGCTGGACCTGTGAGCGGGGCCTGCAGTCGCAGTGCGAGACGACCCAGAACCGCGAGATGGGCACCGGTGCCTCGCTGTTCGGCTACACCGAGCTCTACGGCCAGGTGCCCGGCGGGCAGGCCGAGTACCTGCGGGTGCCGTTCGGCAACTCGCTGCCGATCAGGGTCCCGGACGGCCCGCCGGACGACCGGTTCCTGTTCCTGTCCGACGTGCTCCCCACGGCGTACCAGGCGGTCCGCTACGCCGACACCCCGGCCGACGGCACGCTCGTCGTCGTGGGGCTCGGGCCGATCGGCGACATGTGCACCCGGATCGCCCGGCACCTCGGCGTCCGGCAGGTCGTCGGGGTCGACGTGGTGCCCGAGCGGCTGGCCAGGGTCGCCGACCGCGGGGTCACCGCACTCGACCTCGGCCGTGGTGAGTCCGACGTGCGCGACGCCGTCGGCTCCCTGACCCACGGTCGCGGCGCCGACGCCGTCATCGACGCGGTCGGTATGGAGGCCCACGGTTCACCGGTGGCGACGGCCGGGCAGAAGCTGGTCGCCTCGCTGCCGACGGCGCTGGGCCGCAAGCTGATGGAGACCGCGGGCACGGACCGGACGTCCGCGCTGGAGCTGGCGATCGCGCTGGTCCGGCGGGGCGGCACGATCTCGCTGTCCGGGGTCTACGGCGGCACCGCCACCCCGGTGCCGATGCTCACCCTGTTCGACAAGCAGGTCCAGCTGCGGATGGGCCAGGCCAACGTCTGGCGCTGGGTGCCGGAGATCCTGCCGCTGCTGACCGACGCCGACCCGCTCGGCGTCGAGGACTTCACCACCCACCGGCTGCCGCTGGAGCAGGCTCCGGAGGCCTACTCGATGTTCCAGGCCAAGCAGGACGGCGCGGTGAAGGTCGTGCTGACGCCCGGGGCGGCCTGACCGCCCGGGCGTCGCGGCGTCATCGGCCCGGGTCGTCCGGGGTCTCCTCGGCCCTGGCCTCGGCGCCGGTGGTGCCGGCGTAGCCCTCGTCCTGGCCGGCCACCCGGCCCACGTACTCGCCGGTGTGGCCGGTGCCGGTCGTGGTGGCCGAGTCGCCGTGCTCGGTGTCGGCGCCGCCGGTGGTGCGGGCGTTGGCGAGGTTCGGGTCCGGCTCGACGTCCTCGGCCGGGCCGTCGCCGCGCAGCCGGTCGACGAGGCGGCGGACTCCGGTGCTGTCGTCGTGTGTCATCTCCGCCGGGTACCAGCACCGGCGCCGGGTAAACCGCCGGATCACCGCCCGGCGGGCAGAGCAGCCGGACGAACCGGATGCCAGCCCGATCCCGGACGACCGGCCTCGCCGTGCCGGGGAACCCCCACCGCTCCCGGGGCCGGTCCACTCATGGCGCGAAAGCCTCGTGTGAGCAGGCCGAAGCTCCATGAGTGCGACACCGGCGGGGTGCGGCGGTACCAGAGCTCGTAGGTGAAACCCCTTGCGGTAATCGTCTCTCGGCGCAACTCAGTTGTGTGCGACGCAGCGCGGCGAATGCTGCGGTCCCGCCGAGTTCCAGCCGGTCGCAACACCGACGACGAGCCCGGTACGCCCGCGACGTTCGTGAGGGAGTGCGCATGACCGAGACCGTCGTCCGCCCGATCGGGAAGGTCCCGGGCCCGACCGGCCTGCCCGGCCCGTACTTCGGCCGCTTCGGTGGCCGCTTCGTCCCGGAGGCGCTGGTCGCCGCGCTGGAGGAGCTGGAGCAGGCCTACCACGCGGCGATGACCGACGACGCGTTCCAGGCCGAGCTCGCCGAGCTGCACCGCACCTGCTCCGGCCGCCCGAGCCTGCTCACCGAGGCGCCGCGGTTCGCCGCGCACGCCGGGGGCGCGCGGATCCTGCTCAAGCGCGAGGACCTCAACCACACCGGCTCCCACAAGATCAACAACGTGTTGGGTCAGGCGCT harbors:
- a CDS encoding DedA family protein, giving the protein MTGATSGRHQGGIPGPGHHGNPEDPTLAMPAVGTVGAPGLSEAATPPHGVPAVPAAATPAAPVKKRRFRWKKEHYTPEELAESREALRKVAPWDGPMRGGDWFIIIATVAIVVLNLASMPFRPLLIASYPVALAAVTGSLSAIGAGAAFARIGEADLWLVVAAGIFGMIKFDWLFWLAGRRWGAKIIELWAPGAAAKRFVARVRSAPRWVLPIAVVAAALPGVPAPAVFALAGMGRMRLLPFMVLNALGAGLIAGLVAWLGYSIGQHAVDVVLAVDKYALWITLGLVVVVSVQASMKAQKEQKAKKAQQAAEQNQA
- a CDS encoding DUF418 domain-containing protein is translated as MSVAPALRERALAPDLARGLMLALIALAHAQLLTGRVLAPLPGTTTPADTVVQVVLTLLVDSRAYPMFAALFGYGLVQILRSRERTAGPDGARRVLRRRGGWLVAFGIGHTVLLFTGDILAAYGLLALLWAGMLRAPARRLVTIAVVAAGTGALAYGAVLAVPDPTGGAEAPADPLTSALLRMTVFPVLTPLNAVMAAAPFLLGVLAARRRLLEDPAAHRPLLRRAAAAGIGVAVLGALPQAARTTGLWSPDTGAAVAAGALHTLTGYAGGLGYAAAIGLLAVHLGTRRDSGPTGALVACGRRSLSCYLAQSVAWLLLFEPYLLDLGGSVGPAGASLVGLGVWGSTVVVAALAARAGRAGPAEALLRRLVEPGHR
- a CDS encoding TetR/AcrR family transcriptional regulator, which translates into the protein MAALYEAVLAEVDEVGLGRLTMEGVARRAGTAKTTLYRRWPDPGALLVEAIGAAYPTERPSPAADDLRGDLIRALELLLEWSRHPSARAVQAVLAERRQHPETVAALQQVFDASGRRFTATVLHHYARLGHLDPARVTPVVEDIGEALVLKHGIDTGQEPDRERLAEIVDQAILPAAGVPR
- a CDS encoding phosphotransferase family protein, with protein sequence MDEHTGWAVHRPSTLAWVHRHLDAGERVVGSAPLPGGISAEMRTLTVAARTGGTRALVLRSLPGTGRAAEPLTREADALTLLADHPRIRAPRLVAVDATARRCEHPSLLMTHLPGRAVLDDEGVADRVPLLARRLVEIHAVRPAARPPVFTTLTTADTVVPPEGADAEAWAAATDLLRDAVPHWTGRHLHRDVHPGNVLFGDGPRITGVVDWAAPSWGPADLDVAHCATTLELLHGPGWGDRFTAAYTDAGGRLAVAARARRYWRVRDALAFSEDVHVVTRAWQGSGRPDLTPGTVGARLDGYVTALMTPPDG
- a CDS encoding alpha/beta hydrolase is translated as MSIVISGPTSADQVPTGTQRPPGRGRWTVVSRGAAVLAASVLLLTGCTGAASSAPSGPPAPVPAPIEWSECGPNRDCATVEVPVEYTEPAGETIPIAVVRHRATDPAQRIGTLFFNPGGPGVPATEQVQGIDAAQGTGMFSPAVLARFDVVGMDPRGVGASGEVRCLTDEQRAARAADDLDPAVPGGKPLPELQADAAEFAAGCAAHQSPQFLASLSTDNVARDMDQVRAAIGEEQITFYGVSYGTVVGPTYATLFPDRVRQMVIDAPVDTELWRTDPLALLDDVDRANEATLAAWFDTCRAEGVAACPFGAGDPEAAFDALVARLEANPLQVPPVEGLTPGGTLDGAVAIEAVRSGAGARFLWPTLTAGLTSAEQGDGTLLHFLVTLVSVSPFGAPLATHQESHNAVRCMDWQTPTDIAAHTTAATRITERGGRMGYRAAYSALNCAQWPVRNEDRIAEPLTGAGAPPILVVGGRVDPVSPHHWAEAMAGRLESAVLLTREGVGHGSYRTSGGCVDAAVDATLIDGNLPADGTVCTPDDPGTTKPAAGPGQ
- a CDS encoding alcohol dehydrogenase catalytic domain-containing protein, which translates into the protein MRALTWHGRRDVRVDTVPDPVIEKPDDVVVQITSTGLCGSDLHLYEVLTPYLSAGDILGHEPMGVVAETGPEVTELSVGDRVVIPFNVSCGHCWTCERGLQSQCETTQNREMGTGASLFGYTELYGQVPGGQAEYLRVPFGNSLPIRVPDGPPDDRFLFLSDVLPTAYQAVRYADTPADGTLVVVGLGPIGDMCTRIARHLGVRQVVGVDVVPERLARVADRGVTALDLGRGESDVRDAVGSLTHGRGADAVIDAVGMEAHGSPVATAGQKLVASLPTALGRKLMETAGTDRTSALELAIALVRRGGTISLSGVYGGTATPVPMLTLFDKQVQLRMGQANVWRWVPEILPLLTDADPLGVEDFTTHRLPLEQAPEAYSMFQAKQDGAVKVVLTPGAA